From the genome of Tistrella bauzanensis:
GCACAAGGCGCTGGTCCAGCGGATCCGGTTTCATGACGCCCGCTATTACAAGGATGCGCAGCCGGAGATCAGCGATGCGGAATACGATGCGCTGCGCGCCGATCTGACCCGGCTGGAGACGCTTTATCCCGAACTCCAGACCCCGGACAGCCCCAACCGCATGGTCGGCGCAGCACCGGCCGAAGGCTTTGCCAAGGTCCGTCATGCCCGGCCGATGCTGTCTTTGGCCAATGCCTTCGACGACGACGACGTGGTGGAGTTCCTGGCCCGCGCCCGCAAGGGGCTGAACCTGGCCGAGGATGCGCCGGTCGAGGTGGTCGCCGAGGCCAAGATCGACGGGCTGTCGGCCAGCCTGCGTTACGAGAACCGCCGCCTGACGGTGGCCGCCACCCGTGGCGACGGCACCGAGGGCGAGGACATCACCCGCAATCTGCTGACCCTCGACAGCGTGCCCGAGATCTTGCCCGAAGATGCCCCCGATCTGGTCGAGATCCGTGGCGAGGTCTATATGGGCAAAGCGGATTTCGCCGCGCTGAACGAACGCCGCGCCGCGGCCGGAGAGGCGCTGTTCGCCAACCCGCGCAATGCCGCCGCCGGATCGCTGCGCCAGCTTGACCCCGAGATCACCCGCAGCCGGCCGCTGAAATTCTTCGCCTATGGCTGGGGCGAGCTGTCGGCACCGCTGGCCGACACCCAGTGGGGGGCGCTGGAACGGATGGCAGCGTTCGGCTTCACGGTCAATCCCCTGCGCCAGCTATGCACCAGCGCCGATGACTTGATCGCCCGCTATCGGGCGATCGGCAATGACCGTCACGGCCTGGATTACGACATCGACGGGGTGGTCTACAAGATCAACCGGCTGGACTGGCAGACCCTGCTGGGGCAGGTCGCGCGGGCGCCGCGCTGGGCGATCGCCCATAAGTTTCCGGCCGAACAGGCCCGCACCCGGCTGCTGGGCATCGAGATCCAGGTGGGCCGCACCGGCGCACTGACCCCGGTTGCCCATCTTGAGCCGATCACGGTCGGCGGCGTGGTGGTGGCCCGCGCCACGTTGCACAACGAGGACGAGATCGCCCGCAAGGACATCCGGATCGGCGATCTGGTGGTGGTGCAGCGCGCCGGCGACGTGATCCCGCAGGTGGTGGAGGTGGTGACGGCCGAACGGCCGGCGGATGCGGTGCCGTTCGAGGCGCCGACCGTTTGCCCGCGCTGCGGATCGCATGCGGTGCGTGAGCCGGGCGAGGCCATCCGCCGCTGCACCGGCGGGCTGATCTGTCCGGCCCAGGCGGTTGAACGGTTGAAGCATTTCGTGTCGCGTGACGCCGCGGATATCGAGGGATTGGGCCGCAAGGAGGTCGAGGCGTTTTTCGAGGACGGCCTGATCCGCGGGCCGGTGGACATCTACACCCTGCCGCAGCGACAGACGACGGGCGAGATCGACCTGACGAGCCGCGCCGGATGGGGACAGAAATCGGTCGACAACCTGTTGCAGGCGATTGAACAGCGGCGGCGACTGCCGCTCGACCGGCTGATCTTCGCATTGGGCATCCGCCATGTCGGGCAGAACACGGCAAAGCTTCTGGCCCGCAATTACGGGACGGTTCAGAACTGGCGCGCGGGACTTGAGGCGGCAGCCGACCCTGAAAGCCCAGCGCGCGCCGATCTGGATGCCATTGCCGGCATCGGCCCGGTGGTGACCGAGGCACTGGTCGATTTCATGGCGGAAGCCCATAACCGCGAGGTGCTGGACCGGCTGATCGATGAGATCGAGGTGGTGGCGGCCGATATTCCGGCGCAGGTTTCGGGGGTTCTGTCGGGCAAGACCCTGGTCTTCACCGGCAAGCTTGAGAAACTGACCCGCGATGCCGCCAAACGCCGCGCCGAGCAGCATGGCGGAACGGTGGCCAGCGCGGTGTCGTCGGCAACCGGTATCCTGGTGGCCGGGGCTGCCGCCGGATCGAAGCTTGCCAAGGCGCGCGACAAGGGGATCGAGGTCTGGACCGAGGACGAGTTCCTGGCGGCGACCGGCGGCGAGGGCTGACGGCGCGCTCGGAAACGGGCATACTCACGCGGATCAAACGTTCGTTTCAAGGGTCCGCGATGAAGAGGCCCCAGGAAAAGGTTTGCCCATGCCTGCCGATACCGTGCCAGCCGAAACCGCATCCGCCGCCAGCGGCCTGCCCGTGACCGACCTCTATTTCGAGGATTTCGCCCCCGGCCAGACCTTCAACACGCCGTCGCGCCACGTGACCGAGGACGAGGTGATCGCCTTCGCCCGGCAGTTCGACGACCAGCCCTTCCATGTCGACCGCGAGGCGGCCGCGGCGAGCATTTATGGCGGCATCATCGCCAGCGGCTTTCATACCCTGTCGCTGGGTTTCAAGCTGGTTCTGGAAGCCAGGATCGTCAGCGGCTCGTCGATGGGCTCCCCCGGTCTGGATGAGATCCGCTGGCTGAAGCCGATGCGGCCGGGCGACACCGTGCGCCTGGTGCTGGAGGTGACCGAGGTGATCCCCAGCCGGTCGAAGCCCGATCGCGGCATCGTCAAGCTGCTCTATACCACCTTCAACCAGAAGGACGAGGTGATCTGCACGATGCGCGGCATGTGGATGCTGCGCCGGCGAACGGTGATGGCATGAGCGGGGCGGGCGTGACAGCGCCGGATGCGACGACACAGCTGCCGCCATCCGATGGAACGGCGGGGGCCGCCGATCTGGCATCGGGGCTGGACGGTCTGGCCCAGTTGCAGGCCTATATCGACCGGGCGGGCCCACTGTCGCCGATCGGCGAGACCCTGGGTTTCCGGCTGGTCCGCATCACGCGGGGCGAAGCCGAGATCGCGGCCGAACCCGGCCCCCATATTCTGAACGGGATGGGCGTCGCCCATGGCGGCTATATGGCGACCCTGTTGGATGCCGCTGTCGCCTGCGCCATCCACAGCCTGATGCCGGCGGGTGTGGGTTCCACGACCGTTGAATTGAAGGTCAACATGGTCAAGGCGCTGCCGTTGAGCGCCGGCCCGGTGTGCGCGATCGGCCGGGCCATTCACACCGGCCGGATGATCGCTACCGCCGAAGGCCGGCTGGAGGATCTGAACGGCACGCTCTATGCCCACGCCACCACGACCTGTGCCGTGCTGCAGCCGCGTGGCTGACAACCCGCCGATCCGGCCCTGCGGGGACGGATTGCCATGGATGCCCCGGCATCATTGAGCCACACCGCCCCGGCCCTGCGCAGACGCGCAGGGCCGGGGCTTTTTCTTGATCACAACTCTGGCGTGTCTGTTAACCCTGTCCAGGCAGCCGCCTCAGGGCTAATGGATGAGATTCGCAGCGCTTCTGTCGTATCTTAGTCAATTGTCGCAATACGCGTGTTATCTGCGCAAATATTAATTCCTGCGTTGCAGCGAGACGCAACCATAAGTATATTTTAAAGAGAGTTTGATTCTCAAGGCACGCCATCCTCCCGTTCCAGGCGAATGATGCATCAGGAATGGTGGGCAGCGGTCATCGCGGCGCCCAATGCCCCAATAAGCATATGTGTGAGGACGCCATGGATCACGCCACACAGGTTCATCTGATCGAACGAGTGTTCGACATGATCGACCGCCGGACGACCGAGATGGATCCGACCGAATATCGCAACCCGGTCAGCCGCTATACCGACCCTGAGCGCTACAAGCGCGAGGTCGAGGTCATCTTCCGGCGCAACCCGATCATCGTCGCCCATGGCAGCGAACTGCCCAAGCCCGGCGATTACAAGACCCTGGACGTGACCGGCATTCCGATTCTGCTGGTCCGGACCCAGGATGGCCATGTCAATGCCTTCCTGAATGTCTGCCGCCATCGCGGCACCAAGCTGGTGTGGGAGGAATGCGGCAGCCACAAGCGCAGCTTCGTCTGCCCCTATCATGCCTGGACCTATGGCACCGATGGCAAGCTGGTGGGCGTGCCCGCCGCCGAGGGCTTCCCCAACATGAAGCGCGAGGAGATGGGGCTGAAGCAGCTGCATTGCACCGAACGCTTCGGCTTCGTGTTCGTGCAGGCGGACCCGACCGCGCCCAAGGTGGATGTCGACGCCTGGCTTGGGCCGATGGCCCATGAGCTTGAGCATATCGGCACCGCAGATTATGTCGTGTGGCGCCCGGCCCAGCTTGAGAAGAAGACCAATTGGAAGCTGGCGCTGGATACGTTCCTTGAGAACTATCACACCCGCCGCACCCATACGAAAACCATCTGGCCGGTGTTCATGGACAACACCGCCGGCTTCGACCGGTTGTCGCCGCATGCCCGTGTGGTGCTGCCCAAGCGATCGATCCCCGAAATCCGTGACCAGGATCGTTCGACCTGGAATCTGCGCGATCACTCCACGGTGCTGTACACCATCTTCCCGAACCTGATGCTGGCGGTGCTGCCGGATCACTGCGCGATCTTCCAGGCCTGGCCGGACGGAATCGACAACTGCAAGCTGCCGGCCTACACGCTGGTGCCGCCGAAGTATCTGAACAGCAAGACCGCCGAGGACATCTGGTCGAAGAGCATGCATGTCGTCTTCGATGTCACCGAGGAAGACAGCGACCGGTCGGAAGCGATCCAGGCCGGGTTGAATTCAGGCGCCAATGATCATCTGGTCTTCGGGCGCTATGAACAGGCTCTTGCCTGGTTCCATCAGGAAGTCGAGGCGATGCTGAACGGCGACGCGGACTGGGTCCGCTATGCCGAGGCCGCCGAGTAACGGCTGAGGGGGGCAGCGCACCGGTTGTGGCGGCCGCCCCTCGATGAACCGACCGCGGATGATGGACGATATGCCGGCGTGGGACGCGTCGCGTGGACGCTTTCCGTTTGCCCGGCCGATGGCGGTCAGGCGGCCCGTGCCGGTTTCCACGACCCCCGACGATTCAATCCCGTGACGACAGGGGCTGCCTTATGAAGTCCGACGACAACCGCAGTGTCACGCGCGAACGCATGCAACGCCTTGAGACCCTTCTCGATGGCGACGATGCGCTGCGTGACCGGCTGCAAGCGGTGCTCCGCTTTTCGCGGAAGATCCGCGTCAGCGAATATCACCTGACCAATGCCTGCAATATCCGCTGCAAGGGGTGCTGGTTCTTTGAATACGGCCATGACACCGCCACCCGCGAGGCCAAGGATCTTGAGGCGCTGGAAGCCTTCCTGATCAAGGAGACCAAGGAACGGCGGGTGAATGCCGCTCTGGTGATCGGTGGCGAGCCCACCCTGTTTCCCGACCGCTTGAAGCTCTATGTCAAGCACATGGCGCATGTGACCATCTCGTCGAACGGCCTGCGCCGGTTGCCGATGGAGGGATTCGAGAACGTCGCGGTCGGCCTGACCCTGTTCGGTGGCGGCCCGATGGACGACGAGCTGCGCGGCATCAAGCCCAGCGGCCGGACCTTCCAGGGCCTGTTCGACACGGCTCTGGCCAATTACCGCGACGATCCGCGTGCCGGTTTCATCTATGCCCTCACCGAGAACGGCATCGACCATATCGAGGAGACGGTCGTCCGGATCCGCGACAACGGCAACCGGGTGAATTTCAACTTCTACAGCGCCTATGACACCGATGATCCGACCGGCCTGGCGCGTCAGGCCGATCTGCTGGAAGAGGCATTGCGGGTGCGGGCCAAATATCCCGACACCGTGGTCAGCACACCCTATTACATCCGCACCATGATCACCGGCCGCAGCCATTTCGGCCGCTTCGGCTATGACGTCTGCCCCTCGCTGTCGCAGGACCACGACACCCATGCCGAGCGGCTGGTGAACGGCAATCCGGTGCTGCCGTTCTTCAACACCTGGGCGGCCGACCTGAAGACGGTGAAGTTCTGCTGCACCTCGGGTCATTGCGATGGCTGCCGCGACAGTCAGGCGGTGATCTCGTGGATGGTGGTCAGCATGGATCGCTTCCTTGAGAGCAAGCTGCTGCTCGAAACCTGGATCGAGATGGCCGAGAGCTATTGGAAGCAGTTCATCTGGGGGCCGTTCCACTGGACCAAGCCCGCAGGCCAGCGTCATGCGGTGCTCGACGTCATCGGCGACGGCGTGGTGTCGCAGGTGACCACCGAGATGGGCTATGGCGAAACCATGCCCAATCCGCTGCATGCGGCCGTACCGGTGTCGCCGGCAACCGCCGCCGGTGCCAAGGCCGAAGCGGGGGCATTCGCGTGACCGATGCCGGCATGCTGCGGATCCGCGAGGCAGCGGCCCGGCTGTCGGCCGAGCCGGTCTCGATCCACAACGCCATCCGCGTCGAGGCGGCGGGGGCCGACAGTGCCCGCGCCGTCATCGACCGGATCGAGCCCTTCCACAAGGGCGGGGCAGAGCGCGGCCTGATCAATGGCGGCATTCTGCAGGCCTTGCTGGAGCGTGCCATGCGGGCCGCGGCCGCGGCTGCCTTCGAGGCCGGACCGACCCGGCTGGTCTCGCTGGATCAGCGCTGGCTGGGGCCGGTGCTGCCACGCGGTGTGGCCGCCCTTGCGCGGATCGAGGGCCGCGCCGGTGACGGTGTCGTGATGGTGCATGCCGAGATTTCCGATGCCCGTGGCGGGCCGCGTGTCGCGGCCGCGGGCATCGTCATTCATACCGGTGCGGCGACGGTGCCGCCGACCGGTGTCTCCCCTGACGGGGGCGCCAGACCCGCCTGAACCCCAGGCGGGTGCCTGCGCACCCGTTCCACGACCATCTCGTTTGAGAGGAAGACCGCCATGACCGAACAGACCGCTCACGCCGCCGCCCAGGAGCGGCTGATCGTTCCGGACGCCACCGCGTTCCGCGCGATGCCCGACGAGTATCAGGAACTGGTCATCCACCAGTTGCGCGCCCATACCGAGGGCGAGCTGACCGGCGCCGACGACTATATCCAGATCTTCTATCCGCTGGCGCCCAATGCTTATGAGCGCAAGGTGTGCTGCGAGCGGGCGGCGGAAGAGATGGACCACTATATCCGCGGCAAGCTGGTGCTGGACGAGATCGGCATCGACACCGCCTATATGCTTCAGCAGCATATCGACCAGCGCGAATTCTATCGCACCGAAGGCGTGCGCCGGATCGAGAACTGGCTGGGTCGCGGCATGTTCTCGTTCATCGGCGAGGCGGCGGTGCTGGCGCAGATCCACGAGATGTCGAAGAGTTCCTATAAGCCGATCGCCGACATGTGCACCAGCGTCATCATCGACGAGCACAACCACGTCGCCCAGGGCTATCGGATCGTGTGGGAGATCTGCCAGACCGAGGAAGGCCTGGCCGACGCCCAGAAGATGCTGGAAAAGGCTTGGCCGATCACGCTCGACCTGTTCGGCAGCTCGGAAAGCAAGCGCTCGCCGCTCTATGTGAAGTGGGGCCTGCGCCAGTACACCAACGAAGAGGCGCGCGCGCGTTTCATCAAGCAGATCACCCCCCGGGTGGAGGTGCTGGGCCTGAAGGTTCCTGAGGATGCGGCCAACCGCAAATTCCTCTGATCCGGCCCGATCTGTCCGATGCCGAAGGCTGCGGCCCCGATACCGGCACCCCGACCGGGTGCGGCGCGGGGCCGCGGCCATCCGGTTGACGTTTACGTCATTCGCGCATTGCGATAATATTACTCAACCATAAGCCGCGCGACCCTGCCGGTCGTTCGAGGCCTGTCGCCATTCCGGTCCGGAACCGCCTGCCATGGGGAGCATGACACCATGACCGAAGCCACCAGCGTCAGCCGGAGCGGCGCCTTTCGCGCCGTCGGCCCCGCGGGCTTCCTCGACCAGATCCAGGTGCCGCGCTATGCGGAGCGGACGGGTCTGTTCGACGAGATCATCGCCGAGACCCACCGTCATTTCTGGGATCCGCTGGATACGGCCTATATCCGGTTCGACGAGCCGTTCGATATGGCGACGCAGACTGTGATGCCGGCCCAGATCGTGCCTGAACTGAACAGTTCCGTGGCCGATCGGCTGACCGAGGCGCAGCGGATCTGGTTCGCCAATGAAAGTGCGCGTTGGTGGCTGTCGAGCGTGCTGCATGGCGAGCAGGGGGCGCTGGCCCTGTCGGCCAGCCTGTGTCATGTGCTGAACGATCCGGGCACGGTTGAATACGCGGCCAATCAGGCCCGCGAGGAAGCGCGCCATGTGACCGCCTTCAATTGCTATATCACCACGCGCTGGGGCACGCCGCTGCCGGCATCGGAGGTGCTGGGCAATCTGCTGAAGGATCTGGTCGACCAGACCGATGTGCCGCGCAAGATCGTCGGCATGCAGTTGCTGGTCGAAGGTCTGGCGATGGGCATCTTCGCCAGCCTGCACGCCAAAAGCCATGACCCGGTTCTGCGCCGGCTGACCCAGCTTGTCATGACCGACGAGGCCTTTCATCACCGTGCCGGCAAGCTGTGGGGCCGTGATGCCCTGCCGATGATGGACGAGAAGGCCCGCAACGGCGTGGAGGACTGGGCCGCCCAGTGCTTCCAGATCCTGATGTTCAACATGCTGCATCCCAGCCAGAAGCAGGCGCTGTATGCGCCGCTGGGCCTGGATTGGCAATGGGTGCGCGATGCGATGAAGGAGAGCTATACCTCCGATGTGCGCCGCGCCGAGATGGGCGAGAGCACCAATGTCTTCCGGGTTCTGGTGAAGACCCTGCTGCATGCCGGCATCATCACCGACCGGACACGGCCGCTCTATGCGCAATGGGTCGATCTGGGCTCGCTGATGACGGAAGGCGAGGCGACCGTCGGTGATGCCATCGCTGCCGAGGGTCTGGCCTTCCTGGCGGGGGTGAACGCCACGCGCCGCAGCCGCCACGATACCGCGGCCTGACGGGACGCCCCCGGGCGCCCGGCCGGCAGCCGGCAGAGCGTGACGGAAGGCGGCCCCGCGTCAGCGGTGGCCGCCTTCGCCGTTCGATATCCGGCTGACAGCCACTGGTGGCGTTCCGGCCCGGTATCGATTGCTCATCGACACCCGTCAATCCCGTTTGAGAAAGCGCCGCATGGCAGCCTGCGCCGTCTCAGTGCGGGCAAGCTCGGCGACATGGGCCATTTCGGCCGCATAGCCCGCGACCAGCGGCATGTCCTCCACCTCGCGCAGACAGGCAAGCGCATGGCCGATGGCGACCGGATCCTTGCCGGATATCTCCCGCGCCAGGGCCAGCGCGTCGGGTAGCAGGGCTTCAGGAGCGGTCACCGGCTCGATGGCGCCGCGGCGGGCAAGCTCGGCGGCCGGC
Proteins encoded in this window:
- the ligA gene encoding NAD-dependent DNA ligase LigA, producing MTERPDIAASAQPTLDEARAQHKALVQRIRFHDARYYKDAQPEISDAEYDALRADLTRLETLYPELQTPDSPNRMVGAAPAEGFAKVRHARPMLSLANAFDDDDVVEFLARARKGLNLAEDAPVEVVAEAKIDGLSASLRYENRRLTVAATRGDGTEGEDITRNLLTLDSVPEILPEDAPDLVEIRGEVYMGKADFAALNERRAAAGEALFANPRNAAAGSLRQLDPEITRSRPLKFFAYGWGELSAPLADTQWGALERMAAFGFTVNPLRQLCTSADDLIARYRAIGNDRHGLDYDIDGVVYKINRLDWQTLLGQVARAPRWAIAHKFPAEQARTRLLGIEIQVGRTGALTPVAHLEPITVGGVVVARATLHNEDEIARKDIRIGDLVVVQRAGDVIPQVVEVVTAERPADAVPFEAPTVCPRCGSHAVREPGEAIRRCTGGLICPAQAVERLKHFVSRDAADIEGLGRKEVEAFFEDGLIRGPVDIYTLPQRQTTGEIDLTSRAGWGQKSVDNLLQAIEQRRRLPLDRLIFALGIRHVGQNTAKLLARNYGTVQNWRAGLEAAADPESPARADLDAIAGIGPVVTEALVDFMAEAHNREVLDRLIDEIEVVAADIPAQVSGVLSGKTLVFTGKLEKLTRDAAKRRAEQHGGTVASAVSSATGILVAGAAAGSKLAKARDKGIEVWTEDEFLAATGGEG
- a CDS encoding MaoC family dehydratase, whose amino-acid sequence is MPADTVPAETASAASGLPVTDLYFEDFAPGQTFNTPSRHVTEDEVIAFARQFDDQPFHVDREAAAASIYGGIIASGFHTLSLGFKLVLEARIVSGSSMGSPGLDEIRWLKPMRPGDTVRLVLEVTEVIPSRSKPDRGIVKLLYTTFNQKDEVICTMRGMWMLRRRTVMA
- a CDS encoding PaaI family thioesterase, with amino-acid sequence MTAPDATTQLPPSDGTAGAADLASGLDGLAQLQAYIDRAGPLSPIGETLGFRLVRITRGEAEIAAEPGPHILNGMGVAHGGYMATLLDAAVACAIHSLMPAGVGSTTVELKVNMVKALPLSAGPVCAIGRAIHTGRMIATAEGRLEDLNGTLYAHATTTCAVLQPRG
- a CDS encoding aromatic ring-hydroxylating oxygenase subunit alpha, which gives rise to MDHATQVHLIERVFDMIDRRTTEMDPTEYRNPVSRYTDPERYKREVEVIFRRNPIIVAHGSELPKPGDYKTLDVTGIPILLVRTQDGHVNAFLNVCRHRGTKLVWEECGSHKRSFVCPYHAWTYGTDGKLVGVPAAEGFPNMKREEMGLKQLHCTERFGFVFVQADPTAPKVDVDAWLGPMAHELEHIGTADYVVWRPAQLEKKTNWKLALDTFLENYHTRRTHTKTIWPVFMDNTAGFDRLSPHARVVLPKRSIPEIRDQDRSTWNLRDHSTVLYTIFPNLMLAVLPDHCAIFQAWPDGIDNCKLPAYTLVPPKYLNSKTAEDIWSKSMHVVFDVTEEDSDRSEAIQAGLNSGANDHLVFGRYEQALAWFHQEVEAMLNGDADWVRYAEAAE
- a CDS encoding radical SAM protein, whose amino-acid sequence is MKSDDNRSVTRERMQRLETLLDGDDALRDRLQAVLRFSRKIRVSEYHLTNACNIRCKGCWFFEYGHDTATREAKDLEALEAFLIKETKERRVNAALVIGGEPTLFPDRLKLYVKHMAHVTISSNGLRRLPMEGFENVAVGLTLFGGGPMDDELRGIKPSGRTFQGLFDTALANYRDDPRAGFIYALTENGIDHIEETVVRIRDNGNRVNFNFYSAYDTDDPTGLARQADLLEEALRVRAKYPDTVVSTPYYIRTMITGRSHFGRFGYDVCPSLSQDHDTHAERLVNGNPVLPFFNTWAADLKTVKFCCTSGHCDGCRDSQAVISWMVVSMDRFLESKLLLETWIEMAESYWKQFIWGPFHWTKPAGQRHAVLDVIGDGVVSQVTTEMGYGETMPNPLHAAVPVSPATAAGAKAEAGAFA
- a CDS encoding Phenylacetic acid catabolic protein, with translation MTEQTAHAAAQERLIVPDATAFRAMPDEYQELVIHQLRAHTEGELTGADDYIQIFYPLAPNAYERKVCCERAAEEMDHYIRGKLVLDEIGIDTAYMLQQHIDQREFYRTEGVRRIENWLGRGMFSFIGEAAVLAQIHEMSKSSYKPIADMCTSVIIDEHNHVAQGYRIVWEICQTEEGLADAQKMLEKAWPITLDLFGSSESKRSPLYVKWGLRQYTNEEARARFIKQITPRVEVLGLKVPEDAANRKFL
- a CDS encoding ferritin-like domain-containing protein, encoding MTEATSVSRSGAFRAVGPAGFLDQIQVPRYAERTGLFDEIIAETHRHFWDPLDTAYIRFDEPFDMATQTVMPAQIVPELNSSVADRLTEAQRIWFANESARWWLSSVLHGEQGALALSASLCHVLNDPGTVEYAANQAREEARHVTAFNCYITTRWGTPLPASEVLGNLLKDLVDQTDVPRKIVGMQLLVEGLAMGIFASLHAKSHDPVLRRLTQLVMTDEAFHHRAGKLWGRDALPMMDEKARNGVEDWAAQCFQILMFNMLHPSQKQALYAPLGLDWQWVRDAMKESYTSDVRRAEMGESTNVFRVLVKTLLHAGIITDRTRPLYAQWVDLGSLMTEGEATVGDAIAAEGLAFLAGVNATRRSRHDTAA